attgAGTCATTATCGGCTAGCATATATATAATGTCGCCCGATGTTCATTTAATTTTCGCAGCTCCAAAGATCTTCGAAAcagatttcattcaaatttgtaaaattaaagaaaacttgaaatggctctTTGAAAAACCACAGTTTTAGCAATAAACTGCCCTGTACTAATACACTCGCCAATGCCAAAAACGGCTAACAAAATATGATCCAAAGTTGAAGCCATTATTCAATTTAATTCTCCATTTTGTATCACAACTTATAGAAGTGGTTTATTGTTATCCATTAATGATCTAAAATCTATTCTCAGGTACCTAATGTCCGATGACAATCCTATCATGGCTTCGAACAAATGGGATCTAAGCGACGATATGAACCAACCACTGTCTCATTACTTTATCAACTCATCGCACAATACATATTTGACGGGCCATCAGTTGACGGGAAAGTCTTCAGTGGAAATTTATCGTCAGTGCTTGTTGGCAGGCTGCAGGTAATGTGACATAATTGTGCTTTCCCCACGCACATTCTAACGTGTGGTATTTTTCTTAGATGTGTGGAGCTGGATTTTTGGAACGGACGCACAGATGAGCCGGTCATTGTTCATGGCTACACCTTTGTACCGGAAATCTTCGCTAAAGATGTGCTGGAGGCCATAGCGGAGAGTGCTTTTAAAACGTCAGAGCTTCCGGTGGTGTTAAGTTTTGAGAACCATTGTAATCCAAGGCAGCAGGTATGTGTAATTGTAACTTAGCTATGTAGATAAGCTTAGTCATGTGGCAGTACAAGCTATACTTTAAATTTTACCCGATATGTATGAACATTAACTAAAAATCCCTCTATTGAATACATTTTGACGCTCTGAACCATCTTCAATTAACCAATTTAAGTCTCTACATGTTTTTGTCCTTAGTATACTTCTAATATAGAACAATGGGCGGAAAGTAAAAGATTCGAAAGTAAAATACACTTCAAAAAAGGGAATACAACATTCCCTTGTGTAGTATTTGGCCACTTTGTGTTTAAATCTCTCTTAAAGTAAAAAAACCCTTTTAAATGTTTATGTATTGTATTTGGACATTCACCTTTGATTTTCCTAAGTATCGTAGACCCTTAACAGCTTCCTTCTATcactgttatttttttttattataaatgtaggctaaaattgcaaattattgTCGAGAAATATTTGGGGAAATGTTGCTAGATAAACCCTTAGATTCACATCCGCTTGAACCAAATGTCGAGTTGCCGCCACCGTCATCGCTAAAGCGTAAAATTATCATAAAGAATAAGAAGaaacaccatcatcatcaccaccaccatcatcaccaTAAGAAGAGTGGTGCAGCGGCGCTTAATAATAAACAATTGATATCGGCAAACTCAGGTAAGTGTCAAATGCTAGTCATtgataatttaaaaaatcaccGCTTCCAGTATCCCTAATGTATGTCCaagtttgattaaaatttcttagaaaggtaaatgtaaacatttcttttcatttgaacGACTGAACCTTCACTAAAGACACTTTTAAGATGGAAGAGTTTAAGTTAGGCTCAAATAGGATCaccttattgcaaattgcaaattttgaccataaacattccactaaggaatctcacatatcaaagaatgcagtccgattcaagtttaagctcaatgataagggggcctccttttttagccgagtccgaacggcgtgccgtagtgcgacacctctttggagagtaaTTTTATATGTCATAATACCTGgtacaaatgttaccagcattgggatgggaaaaccaccgctgaaaattttttctgatggtatcgccaggattcgaacccaggcgttcagcatcatatgcggatatgctaacctctgcgctacggtggcctccaggacCACCTtatagccgctttaaatttccAGTATGCCTTTTCTTTTGCAGAGGCGTTGAAGCTAATTTATGACCGAATAAAGGCAGTTTGATATAAATTTGATTAGATCCAGGTTGACGCTAGCTAGTCTAACGGCGCACAGtggaatggaaaaaaaataagttgaaataagtctgccattttggaacggatagagatatcttacagtccgatcaaaattttgtggggccgaggtgaccaactttgaaggcccaccaatgggccccAGGGACTTCTAGGAAgttttgcatataaactggataacacctcagctataaccatgaaaaatttcatgaagatatctctatccgctccaaaatggcagacttatttccacttattttttcccATCCCATTGTGTGACATTAGATTCATTTGACTTTACAGAAATGTTATATAATAGAAGGAGAGAACAGTAATCCTTTGCGAGTGttcttttgaatttgaattctCTGGCCCTTGCATTAGGCCAGAGTGAAAAGAGACTGACTGTAACAGAGGATAATCTGTTTAACTATTAACCTTTGCCTTCATTCCGATACAAAATGTTATCCTTCCATATGCATGCATAACAGTCATGTAAATAATTTTCACCAAAAGGGGTGTCGCccggcggcacgccgttcgcactcggctaaaAACTGAGgtacttatcattgagcttgaacttaaatcggacagcactgagTACTGTTCCCTAATAGAATGGACGTGGGAAACTTGTTTTTCCATTGTCTGTGTAAGTGATATTCACGAAAAAGTGAACGATAGAGCCTTAGCAATCCTGCAATCCATAAGTCCGAAGGTATTCCATATTATTCTCTACGAGCTTCGACCAGAGACTTAAACGTTGCCCGCATGTTAAAATGGATTGTTGACGTTCGACAGTCACCATTTCTTCGAGATCgtatctattggttgcccaaaacgtaattgcggatttttcatatagtcggcgttgacaaattttttcacagcttgtgactctgtagttgcatcctttcttctgtcagttatcagctgttacttttagcttgctttagaaaaaaagtgtaaaaaaaaatatatttgattaaagttcattctaagttttattaaaaatgcatttactttcttttaaaaaatccgcaattactttttgggcaacccaatataactcgCAAAATGCTTAAAATATCCCCCTAGAAACGCTTCATCCATCAATGGGCCTTCAAAACTCCCAAATTTCTAAGAGTTTAATCACAATTAAGATCCCTAGCCCAATATTCCTATTGTCTTTGATCCATACATATATACCTAGGGCTCAGAAAAGTGCGAGGTCCTCCACATCAAACCCCCATTGTGGGGAAACAAAGTTCAAGTTATCATTAAAGTAAGTCCGTTGTACCAACCATTACTATAGCTGAACCGTACCTGCAAAATTGAGAAGTGTATAAACTCTTATGAACCACCAGCCAATGATTAAGCGCAATTCTGGTTGCTGTGTGCTTAACGTAGACGTGTAATGACTTCAGACCGAGTATGGTATTGAATGCTTTCGATGGGGTGCAATTAATCGCTTCAGAGACATTCCCCATTAGCTTGTTATATTTGCTCTATACAGAACTCTAAACCAACCTTTAGGAAAGAATCGTCAAAACCACATCTCTAAACATGCAGTATATTGTGAAGACAAGACTGAATCAATCAGTCTCTTGCAGGCTAGAGAAAACTCTTCATGGGCCATGAATCTAGTTCCTGGTTAGTAGTACAAGCCGCTTTTTTTGGGCGTGATTCGGAGCTATATAAACGAGTTATGTAATGGTAGAAAGATATATACCTCCCACCATAGTGACAGCCTCATCTGCATACTGTTACTAAGAcccactgcaaatgcaaatttgcccatgaacacgtcaatgaatgctgtccgattcaagtttaagctcaatgataaagggcctcctttataGAGCATTCGCTAGGATTCtattgctaacctctgcgctaaggtggtcTCCGGTCCgggttgtgtgtatgtgtggtcTAACACCCTTTGAGAAGCAAAAAATTAGCTAATTTTATCGAATTCAACGAGGTTTTTAATATTCTGTGGCGGGCTAAATCTATTGTCCGGTCTACTTAGCCCACCCCCCAGAGACGTTTCTACACTTATGGGTGCAGTATGTATTATACAGGGACGTCGTGGCTGCTGCGTTAGTCGTAAAAATATACCCTGTGGCATATCATTCCATTTGAGTAGTCCGGGTATGTAAGTGTTGATCTTATCAGTAAAGGAGATTGTCGTAAACTTTGGATTAAAGCTACAGACTCCTAGGTttttcacacaatgacttcgtGAGGTTATCGTGTATTCACACTAAACAAAGACAAAATGTTTTATCGTTCTTTGTTGTTAATTGCAGCGAAATTTCGAGAGTTAATTATTTAGTGATAATAACCtgtaattttaatatttcaacttttattttttaatgtgcAGTCGATGCTTCCAATAAGACTATGCCCTCATCAGGAAGTTTACAGCAGTCTTCGGGCCAAGAAGATGGCGGCACACCAGCTATAACAACAAATGGTGATATTGGCAATGGCAGCAATCATGCACCTCCCCTACAGGTGGGTTTCAACTCATAAGCCGCTCATTTcaaactaaatttcaaaaaacaattAACGCCATACATTTATAGCAATTGCGACAAAGCTCCAAGGATAGCACTGGTTCATCAGACACCGACAGTTCCAGCGATGATGAATCTCTTCCAAATACCACTCCCATTTTACCCAGTGGCAATGAGCCGCCACCAGAAAAGGCACAAAAAGAAACTGAAGCCGGTGCTGAGATCTCGGCACTGGTGAACTATGTGCAGCCCATACATTTTAGCTCATTTGAAAACTCAGAAAGTTTGTATTTCGATTTCTGGAATTGCAGTGCAATCCCTTATTGACATTGTCTCTTTGtctgctttagagaaaaatcgCTGCTATGAAATGTCTTCGTTCGATGAGAAACAGGCAACAACGTTGCTAAAGGAAAGGCCCATAGAGTTTGTTAACTACAACAAACATCAGCTATCTAGGGTGTATCCCGCTGGCACTCGATTTGACAGCTCTAATTTTATGCCTCAACTCTTCTGGAATGCCGGTTGTCAGTTGGTGGCGTTGAATTTTCAAACTTTGGACTTAGCCATGCAACTTAATCTGGGCATATTCGAGTACAATGGCAGATCGGGTTATCTGTTAAAGCCGGAATTCATGAGACGTACAGATCGGCGTTTGGATCCATTTGCAGAGAGTACCGTAAGTGGAGCACATCTTTCTTACATTAACACTTTCAGCATCGACGCATCATTTTGTTTCAGGTCGATGGTATCATTGCTGGTTCTGTATCCATCACTGTGTTATCGGGCCAATTTCTTTCCGATAAAAGAATTGGCTCGTATGTGGAGGTTGACATGTTTGGCTTGCCAGCAGATACGGTACGCAAAAGGTTTCGCACCAAGATTGTTCGAGATAATGGACTAAATCCTGTATACGACGAAGAACCCTTTATTTTTAAGAAGGTATGTTTATTTCTGAAGAAGAAAGGAAGGTTTAAAAACAAATGTCCAACGTTTTAGGTTGTTCTGCCAGCTTTGGCTAGTATACGCATTGCAGCTTACGAAGAGGGTGGCAAGTTCATTGGCCATCGGGTTTTACCTGTTATAGGTTTGCGACCCGGTTATAGACATCTAAGTTTACGCAATGAATTAGGACAACCTCTGCCTTTGACCTCCCTGTTTCTGTGCATCATTGTCAAGGACTATGTTCCCGATGATATCGCCATATTTGCAGAGGCATTGGCCAATCCCATCAAGTATCAGAATGAGTTGGAGAAACGTGACAAGCAGCTAGCAGTTTTGCAGGAGGACACGGAACCTATTCTCAACGAAGAAGACGTAACAAACTCATGTGAGTTCACGAAATTACTTTTCCTCAGCATTATCTCAATTTTGCAATAACACTTCGTTGCGCAACTAAACTGTAAACCTGTAATCGCAATTCATAACCGCATGTTCTACATAATTTCTCAATTTCATTTGAACAGTGATTGATTATTGTGCCGGATTTGTATCCGGTGTATAATCAGGGTCCAGGGTGACCTAGTACTTAGCCAACGATTAATGAATATAAACACTATGTTAAAACAACACAAAATATGCAATATATATGTTTTGTGgtaaaattagtaaaaaacGCCGccgataaaaatatttttaatttttattgcacGTAGCcggaataaattgaaaaaaaatgctCAATTTTTTTTGGATGTGTCAGGACGTACATATCCGAATTTTCAACAATCGTCCGATTTTGtaagaaaaattaattgaaccgCGCgattgtttgaaaatatttcgttTCTTAATTTATAGGCCACGCAGGCTAaaagtttcaaattttcaaattacaatttttttttgagacgaGTCACAAGGGTCCGCATAAAAAGTGCCCCAATTTGcagtttttgtagaaaaattaatACATTTGAATCCCAAACTAGTGAAATAAGGGCCCATAGTAAATTGAAAATATACCCCAATATTTGATTTGaggaaaaatttaattggtTCCAATTGCTGCTTGAAAAAAGGCCCCGGAAAAGAAAAACTATGCCCCAAGAGTTTATTTTTTGTTCCCCTTAAACCTGTTTGGGGCATATTTTCGTTTTGGGGTGCAATTTCATGGGGCTAAACTTCTTACCGCTGCAGTTTGTAAGGAGCATTCTGAAATGTTTTGATCCAATCGCTCAACGACATAGACGTATTTCAAGGAAAACGGTCATTCCACCATTATCCAATTTTAAAAATCACCATCCTCTAGACACACTTTCTTGGCTCGGTTGGTTTGTACCTATCTTCTGAAAATTGAGCTACTTCTTAGAATCCACCCGGCAATACTCCTTTTCAGATAAGGGTCATGCTTCAAACAGTGATAGCGCAACAGTTTATCAAACCATATTAAAATTCATACACATACAGCTTTGACATATGGCTTAGAAACTGTCCATGCCCATAgagaaatgtttttcttttttaattttaacaggtatttaaatgtgtatttttttgtttattaattttcaaaaaaaaaaaaaaaacttactacAAACACTCTACCTACACACATAACATGTTGAAACTTCCAACAACACTGGGAATTCTAACAACCCCCacaaccaaaccaaaccaaaccaaacccaaccaaccaaccaaccaacaaatcCACCCACCACTCTTGATGTACCAATCTTAAAAAACCCAAGTCGTTTTCGTTCAAGTAGGTGGCCAGAAAAAGGAACTGCGGCCCGTTGAGTCCAGTACGATTAGTCCTAAGCACAGATCCAGCATCTCGGCCTCGGCCGCCTTAAATACGGAGGTGTCGACATCTCGTGACACTGGAGATTGTGTGGTGAACAACACTATGCAAAGCATACAACATCAGCACTCCTTGGACTCTACTGCCCAGACCTCTACATCCATAAAACAAATCGAATCCTCGCAATTCGATGTGGAGTCCTTGACGGCTGAGCCATTGGACAAGATCTTGGAGCACAAAACGGTGCGGGAGAAACGCCTGGAAATGGAAAAGAAATTGGACACCTTGCGTAAGAAACACGATAAGGAAAAGGTAAAGATAACTGGTGCCAAGTCTAGTCCCCTGGAGAGCAGTAAGAAAACCAAGTTCGCCAGTAAATTGGTAAAACGTATTAGCAATAAAAATCTGTAAGTACGAATCTCTTCGTGTGTCAATCATTCTAATGTGTGTCATTTTACTTTACGTACTCAGATCTTGTTTGTCTTCTTCAAACAGTGAGTCCTCAGTAGAAGTGCCCCCCTGTGTAAGGGATGTGGGTGAGAACAATGGAGAAAACAGTGCTGAAGCCGTGTCAGCAACGGACGGTAGTGTCGATGAAAGGATGCTCTTGGCCTGTCGACAATATATTCAGCAATATCAGGACATACAAAAGAAATATCATGAAATAGTCTATACCGCTGCCGAGAAGGTGCTGCAAAATTCTCAAGAATCTCAAAATAAACAATTGAAAAGCTCTCTGGATAGAGTCAACAATGAAATTATGCATCAGCTGAAAGAGGCCCGAAAGATTGAAGTGAAAAATCTGGCTTTAGTACACAAAGACAAGGATGAACTTGTGCGGTAAGTGTGttgcaataaaaatttcatataccTATAAAAGCGATGTGATAATgctattttattgttgttgtttttgttattgtggTCGTGTGTTGCACACTGAGGCGGTAACGCTTGCCGATTAAGCACTCCAACGGGTCAATCTGGTAGCTGtcatgcaatcccatggcacccggttgtacgtaccggattaaccAGATGAAgttcttcattggcaagggctgccgcctcagtgtaaaacaccggctgtcatgggattgtctATTATATGGTTCACTAATCGAGTCTTGTCGACATCAAACCTGCACCCATTTAGAAGTGTAGTTGTCACTTCTTAGGTACTTTGGAAGATAATTGGTATTCATTTTATGATTCAGAACACCAATTTATAGTTTATGTTTCGCGAATTAGATTCTCGTACTCTAGTGTTACACCCAAAAATggaatgttttgttgttgctcgAGACGGtatcttaaaaacaaaaacaacgcaCCAGGCCTTCTCAAACCGAGGAAGGCATGTAACATTCAGAGAGGGCTTACACATTGCAATCGTAAGGTTTGTGCTCCCATCCTTTTATCCCTTAAACAATGAATTGTTTCAAATTCTAGGAGAGAGGGGAGCTTGGGGTGTTAAGCCCGCCCACCAGAGGCATTTCTTCGCTTGTGACTCATAACACAAACACATATAGTGTGATAGCACCTTTAGAAGTTTTCTTACAAAATatttgtggaggccaccgtagcgcaaaggttagcatgtccgcctagattcgaatcctggcgagaccatcagaaaaaatgttaaacggtggttttcccctcctaatgctggcaacatttgtgaggtactatgccatgtaaaacttctctccaaagaggtgtcgcactgcggcacgccgttcggactcggctataaaaaggaagccccttatcattgagcttaaactacactcattgatatgtgagaagtttgcccctgttccttagtggaatgttcatggacagtAATAGTTGTaataacgctacagtcattaaaaattaagacattaagttgaaatttgacacagacccGTATTTCctccatacgcaggttaagttattgatgagcaatatcggactatatttcgatatcgctgtcatacagaccgacctcccgatataaggtctttagcccataaaatgtgcatttattgttaaattttgttgaaattttaacaggAGTATGAAGGGCTTAGAAAAAACccttcgtcaagctcctgtaggtgagcaagctcgtggccattggttatataaaggcgccaataactcgccttgtcatatctagCATTaaaagcactcagtatttgtgcaagtgccggtgccgctcggcctctcactgagactctccgcttgataccggtgattgtccgcgactgccgttgcagttctccgtatggagcattccactatccgcaacctgtggacgcgcacggtagctcgcagctaacattctcgtgacagcaatgaacaccacaccgaacggacctcaatgttccagcttgtgtggtgctcacagctatcccgtgcctttCTTGGAGCCATGACTGGCCCATAAACCACCCAACTTGGGTGTAAAACCTTTTCAGTTTAGCGGTATTTTCAGCTTAgcgattttcacttaagcgaATTCAATGGCATTGAATGACATCACAAATGAATAGTTATTTCCATCATGTTTCACATAAGtgggatttttcataaaaacgTATTATTTTTATGcaggcatatagaccgatcaggtaCTTATCCAAATTTGGCCCACCTCATCTAGAAAGTACACTATCCCAAACCACTCAAACGAACAATGAGGAACTCAACATAACAGTATTTGATAGTTGTTCTTGCAGCCACAAGTCCATATTGACTCTGGTCAATATGGactaggtgagcaagcttgttttAGTCCATAGAACCGATCGCAGCAGAAACGTTATGACCATTAGTTTtgtaaggcgccaataactcgccttatcacATCGAGCATCACAGGCGGTCAGTATTTTAGTGTTACAACAGCCGCcagcttctcactgagactctacactcgataccgctgattgtctgctaCTTCAGTTGCAGCAACTCCGTAAACGGATCATTCCACCCTCCCCAAGCTTTGGATGCGCTCGGTAGCTCTCAGTTAAGCTTATCGTGGtgatggtagaaatcggttaaatcgGAGCTCGGGATTCCAACCTGTGCAATTCAGAGGATGACGAACATAGAGAACCACAATAACAATGTCGAACTCAACTTAAGGGCATTTGGGAGAGTATCACCATGATATAGAATTTAGGGGCCAGGAGTCTAAGAGCAAcactaatttaaaaaattcgaaCTTATTGTATGATACAATAAATTGAAGATACTTGACTCAAATTTCGTCTAAAGAAgagatatattaaaatatgaactCGATTTCGTCTTAAAGGTCATGTAAGGAAAGAGGTAAGCTCGTTCTAAGTCCAATTTTGTGGAGTCACATTTGTAACAGTGGATCTGAGCATGCGTCCGTTACTGCGGCCGTTTTGGATGCTCTCATTCCCACCGATATGCTTGTCGCGTATGCGGGCTCTGGCACTCATTTGGAAAGCGGAAGACATTTCTGGAAGTGTCTTTAAGCCTTCGTGTCGAAACCATTGCCAAACATCGGAACTGCTCGCGATGCTTGGCCAAATACCATCAGGCTATAGATAGTCGTAGTCGGAAGGTCTGCCACAAATATGGAGGCCAACATCACTACCTGTTGCACGATGATCAGAGAACAACCGGTCTATTTAAAAAAGCCTCATTCTGCCCTGTCATGGTGCAAGAGCCCGTCCGTAGGACATTTCTGAGTCTCGTCCGAAAATTGGGTTCGAAATTAGTTCGTTCGCTGCTACTACTTCCAGTTGCCATCCAACTGgtaattcaatatttttcttgTCCTTTGAATCGGTGGCGAtattatcatcatcattatctggTGGTACGTTTACAGAGTGTCGATGCATCTTACCCGATTCGTGTCTTACTTGAACATTGGTCAACACAGAGCCAAATATGCGAGACAATGGTAGACCACATTAGGCTTACCACGTCCAACCTTGACGGAGTCCGATTCTGTTGCATCTCGGTGTATGATCCTACGCAGTCGTTAATTACTATTACTCGTTaatatcatttttatagccgagtccgaacggcgtgccgaagtgcgacacctctttggggagaagtttttacatggcaaattacctcacaaatgtcgccagcattaggaggggataggcCCCGCTGAAAAATCTTTTTTAGATTTTACACCGATAGATGGAGGGCAAGTGTTAGTGTGACCATCACGGAtttagaatatattgggttgcccaaaaagtaattgcggactttttaaaagaaagtaaatgcatttttaataaaacttagaattaactttaatcaaatatactttttcacactttttttctaaagcaagctaaaagtaacagctgataactgacagaagaaagaatgcaattacagagtcacaagctgtgaaaaaatttgtcaacgccgactatatgaaaaatccgcaattactttttgggcaacccaatacttatatatatatatatatatatatacaatatacaatccTACAATGGcgttgactgaaatattgcacgtaatgttcggttatgacattcaacatccGTGGtaaatatggtgcaaatcggtttataacctaagaacacatgtgcccttcaacaaagtgcatttgtttaaatttttatcacaaTCATACCGGTGGGCTACCAATATTGTTATAATTTACACAAAATGGGGGTAAAACATGGATTACAAtaccatgacagccggttgtacgtaccggattgaccctatggattccttcatcggcaaggccgcctcagtgtaccacactgctacaacaacaacaacaaattgctGAAAACGCTGGGTGGTGGCCAATTGTCTCTTTTAGTCGCACAACTGTTACGCCATCTAGAGGTTACAAAACTGAGTACAATAATATCATTCAACGTCAATGATAACTAATGCCTTAAGAGCTCCAATAACTGAGGTTTCCTGAAGATCTACCGAGCGCAGTTTCTTTCCAAATTGGATACCATTGTGTATATAGACCACTGTTATAAACTCACTACCCATATAAAGTTTTATCTAAAAAGGTCCCTTGGTTTTCGCCTATGGCAAGAAATAGTCTGGCCAATTCTgacgcatattttttttttactgcggTCCTAAAGAccgaaaacataaaaaaactaatatgtttttttttctttcttgacCAGCATGAAGCGAGAAGTCCGAAG
The Stomoxys calcitrans chromosome 3, idStoCalc2.1, whole genome shotgun sequence genome window above contains:
- the LOC106083834 gene encoding 1-phosphatidylinositol 4,5-bisphosphate phosphodiesterase classes I and II isoform X2 — its product is MLNSGTYVSTGPVEVSQALQDGEKFIKWDDDSYVGTPVTMRVDPNGFFLYWVDQNNEMDMLDIASIRDVRTGQYAKKPKDPKLSQIVTLGSQDTLEEKTVTVCHGSDFVNISFINFCCTKKEIAQHWCDGLMRLAYSLMHLNGSINMFLKKAHTKLCLQVDKSGSIPVKNIVKMFAQNKDDRKRVEKALENTGLPSGKTEAVPVSKFTFEEFYNLYKNLTQRNEVEKVFDNLVGNTKRKHMTTNQFMDFLNNTQRDPRLNEILYPYADTERAKEVITQYEPNKFNAQKGLLSLDGFLRYLMSDDNPIMASNKWDLSDDMNQPLSHYFINSSHNTYLTGHQLTGKSSVEIYRQCLLAGCRCVELDFWNGRTDEPVIVHGYTFVPEIFAKDVLEAIAESAFKTSELPVVLSFENHCNPRQQAKIANYCREIFGEMLLDKPLDSHPLEPNVELPPPSSLKRKIIIKNKKKHHHHHHHHHHHKKSGAAALNNKQLISANSVDASNKTMPSSGSLQQSSGQEDGGTPAITTNGDIGNGSNHAPPLQQLRQSSKDSTGSSDTDSSSDDESLPNTTPILPSGNEPPPEKAQKETEAGAEISALVNYVQPIHFSSFENSEKKNRCYEMSSFDEKQATTLLKERPIEFVNYNKHQLSRVYPAGTRFDSSNFMPQLFWNAGCQLVALNFQTLDLAMQLNLGIFEYNGRSGYLLKPEFMRRTDRRLDPFAESTVDGIIAGSVSITVLSGQFLSDKRIGSYVEVDMFGLPADTVRKRFRTKIVRDNGLNPVYDEEPFIFKKVVLPALASIRIAAYEEGGKFIGHRVLPVIGLRPGYRHLSLRNELGQPLPLTSLFLCIIVKDYVPDDIAIFAEALANPIKYQNELEKRDKQLAVLQEDTEPILNEEDVTNSCGQKKELRPVESSTISPKHRSSISASAALNTEVSTSRDTGDCVVNNTMQSIQHQHSLDSTAQTSTSIKQIESSQFDVESLTAEPLDKILEHKTVREKRLEMEKKLDTLRKKHDKEKVKITGAKSSPLESSKKTKFASKLVKRISNKNLSCLSSSNSESSVEVPPCVRDVGENNGENSAEAVSATDGSVDERMLLACRQYIQQYQDIQKKYHEIVYTAAEKVLQNSQESQNKQLKSSLDRVNNEIMHQLKEARKIEVKNLALVHKDKDELVRMKREVRSSVVERGVAERSRLMNVYEQRTEELRKQHESVRNSFAEHKTMALQIMEKEFESRTCVATNGFLTLFQTANTSSSTSNEYSLQVGSRLSGISPARSNTSISNNATTAPGVTT
- the LOC106083834 gene encoding 1-phosphatidylinositol 4,5-bisphosphate phosphodiesterase classes I and II isoform X4, yielding MLNSGTYVSTGPVEVSQALQDGEKFIKWDDDSYVGTPVTMRVDPNGFFLYWVDQNNEMDMLDIASIRDVRTGQYAKKPKDPKLSQIVTLGSQDTLEEKTVTVCHGSDFVNISFINFCCTKKEIAQHWCDGLMRLAYSLMHLNGSINMFLKKAHTKLCLQVDKSGSIPVKNIVKMFAQNKDDRKRVEKALENTGLPSGKTEAVPVSKFTFEEFYNLYKNLTQRNEVEKVFDNLVGNTKRKHMTTNQFMDFLNNTQRDPRLNEILYPYADTERAKEVITQYEPNKFNAQKGLLSLDGFLRYLMSDDNPIMASNKWDLSDDMNQPLSHYFINSSHNTYLTGHQLTGKSSVEIYRQCLLAGCRCVELDFWNGRTDEPVIVHGYTFVPEIFAKDVLEAIAESAFKTSELPVVLSFENHCNPRQQAKIANYCREIFGEMLLDKPLDSHPLEPNVELPPPSSLKRKIIIKNKKKHHHHHHHHHHHKKSGAAALNNKQLISANSVDASNKTMPSSGSLQQSSGQEDGGTPAITTNGDIGNGSNHAPPLQQLRQSSKDSTGSSDTDSSSDDESLPNTTPILPSGNEPPPEKAQKETEAGAEISALVNYVQPIHFSSFENSEKKNRCYEMSSFDEKQATTLLKERPIEFVNYNKHQLSRVYPAGTRFDSSNFMPQLFWNAGCQLVALNFQTLDLAMQLNLGIFEYNGRSGYLLKPEFMRRTDRRLDPFAESTVDGIIAGSVSITVLSGQFLSDKRIGSYVEVDMFGLPADTVRKRFRTKIVRDNGLNPVYDEEPFIFKKVVLPALASIRIAAYEEGGKFIGHRVLPVIGLRPGYRHLSLRNELGQPLPLTSLFLCIIVKDYVPDDIAIFAEALANPIKYQNELEKRDKQLAVLQEDTEPILNEEDVTNSCGQKKELRPVESSTISPKHRSSISASAALNTEVSTSRDTGDCVVNNTMQSIQHQHSLDSTAQTSTSIKQIESSQFDVESLTAEPLDKILEHKTVREKRLEMEKKLDTLRKKHDKEKVKITGAKSSPLESSKKTKFASKLVKRISNKNLESSVEVPPCVRDVGENNGENSAEAVSATDGSVDERMLLACRQYIQQYQDIQKKYHEIVYTAAEKVLQNSQESQNKQLKSSLDRVNNEIMHQLKEARKIEVKNLALVHKDKDELVRMKREVRSSVVERGVAERSRLMNVYEQRTEELRKQHESVRNSFAEHKTMALQIMEKEFESRTCVATNGFLTLFQTANTSSSTSNEYSLQVGSRLSGISPARSNTSISNNATTAPGVTT